The Deinococcus sp. AJ005 genome includes a window with the following:
- a CDS encoding ABC transporter permease has product MHTSYVLRRLLQIIPLFLAVMVLVFTLVHLIPGDPVSTLLGDRATPDIVARANKELGLDKPLLVQFGLFVNQLLHGNLGESINLKIPVLRLIGERLPVTLFLTVYAAVLGVLMAVPLAVLAAVRRNTWVDALIRAVFQVGLSLPVFYVALQLLTLLGARLGWFPIGGYGENFGEHLFHLFLPALTLGLNLAAILVRTLRNSIIEVLTAEYVDFARAKGLRSRVIMTRHVLRNALIATVTLLGLNIGALIGGAVITETVFAIPGVGRLMVDAIFGRDYPVIQGLTLMFALIVSLVFLATDLIHARLDPRAELS; this is encoded by the coding sequence ATGCACACCAGTTACGTTCTGAGGCGGCTCCTCCAGATCATTCCGCTGTTTCTGGCGGTGATGGTGCTGGTCTTTACACTCGTTCATCTGATTCCCGGCGATCCGGTCAGCACGCTGCTGGGGGACCGGGCCACGCCGGACATCGTGGCGCGGGCCAATAAGGAGCTGGGCCTGGACAAGCCCCTGCTGGTGCAGTTTGGCCTGTTCGTCAACCAACTGCTGCACGGCAATCTGGGCGAGAGCATCAACCTGAAAATCCCGGTGCTGCGCCTGATCGGCGAGCGGCTGCCCGTGACCCTGTTCCTGACGGTCTACGCCGCCGTGCTGGGCGTGCTGATGGCCGTACCGCTGGCGGTGCTGGCCGCCGTGCGCCGCAACACCTGGGTGGACGCGCTGATTCGCGCCGTGTTCCAGGTGGGTCTGTCTTTGCCGGTGTTCTACGTGGCCCTGCAACTTCTGACGCTGCTGGGCGCGCGGCTGGGCTGGTTTCCCATCGGCGGTTACGGCGAGAATTTTGGCGAACATCTGTTTCACCTGTTTCTGCCCGCACTGACGCTGGGGCTGAATCTGGCCGCGATCCTGGTCCGCACGCTGAGAAACAGCATCATCGAGGTGCTGACCGCCGAATACGTGGACTTTGCCCGGGCCAAGGGACTGAGGAGCCGCGTGATCATGACCCGTCATGTGCTGCGAAACGCCCTGATCGCCACCGTCACGCTGCTGGGCCTGAACATCGGCGCGCTGATCGGCGGGGCCGTGATCACTGAAACCGTCTTTGCCATTCCCGGCGTCGGACGGTTGATGGTAGACGCCATCTTCGGACGCGATTACCCGGTGATCCAGGGCCTGACGCTGATGTTCGCCCTGATCGTGTCGCTGGTGTTTCTGGCAACCGATCTGATCCATGCCCGACTTGACCCCCGCGCGGAGCTGTCGTGA
- the glpK gene encoding glycerol kinase GlpK, whose protein sequence is MTSSQRPQYILALDGGTTSSRAIVFDHGGNVVARAQKEFPQIFPRPGLVEHDAQDIWSTQLGVAQEAIASARLRASDIAAIGITNQRETVVVWDRVSGQPIHNAVVWQDRRTAGLCDTLRAKGKEPVFQQKTGLILDAYFSGTKVAWILDHVDGARGRAERGELAFGTVDSWLVYNLTGGELHITDASNASRTLLYNIHTGEWDDELLGILNVPRAVLPEVRSSSEVYGETAPGLLGAQIPIAGIAGDQMAATFGQVCLERGMAKNTYGTGCFMLMNTEQEAVPSNNRLLTTVAWQLDGKRTYALEGSVFVAGAVVQWLRDGLGIIRSSEEVETLATQVPDSGGVYLVPAFVGLGAPYWDPYARGTIVGMTRGTTAAHIARAALEAVAFQSAELLEAMQKDSGVTLKELRVDGGASTNDLMMQFQADVLGVPVVRPRITETTALGAAYLAGLAVGFWQDQAELKAMWQEDRRFEPQMEPGERAARMRRWKKAVERSRDWEDAEG, encoded by the coding sequence ATGACCAGTTCCCAGCGCCCGCAGTACATCCTGGCCCTCGACGGCGGCACCACGTCCAGCCGCGCCATCGTTTTCGATCACGGGGGCAACGTGGTGGCGCGGGCGCAGAAGGAATTTCCCCAGATTTTCCCGCGTCCGGGGCTGGTAGAACACGACGCGCAGGACATCTGGAGTACCCAACTGGGCGTGGCGCAGGAGGCCATCGCCTCGGCGCGGCTGCGGGCCAGCGATATCGCCGCCATCGGCATCACCAACCAGCGCGAAACCGTGGTGGTCTGGGACCGTGTTAGCGGGCAGCCAATCCACAACGCGGTTGTCTGGCAGGACCGCCGCACCGCTGGCCTGTGCGACACGCTAAGGGCCAAGGGCAAGGAGCCTGTGTTTCAACAGAAGACCGGGCTGATTCTGGACGCCTATTTCTCGGGAACCAAGGTGGCCTGGATTCTGGACCATGTGGACGGCGCACGCGGGCGGGCCGAGCGCGGCGAACTGGCCTTCGGCACGGTGGATTCCTGGCTGGTTTACAACCTGACTGGGGGCGAGCTGCACATCACCGACGCCAGCAATGCCAGCCGCACGCTGCTGTACAACATCCACACGGGTGAGTGGGATGACGAACTGCTCGGGATTCTGAACGTGCCGCGTGCCGTGCTGCCCGAGGTGCGCTCCTCCAGCGAGGTTTACGGCGAGACTGCGCCGGGGCTGCTGGGCGCGCAGATTCCGATTGCGGGCATCGCGGGCGACCAGATGGCGGCCACTTTCGGGCAGGTCTGCCTGGAACGCGGCATGGCCAAGAACACCTACGGCACGGGCTGTTTCATGCTGATGAACACCGAACAGGAGGCAGTGCCCAGCAACAACCGCCTGCTGACGACGGTGGCATGGCAACTGGACGGAAAGCGCACCTACGCGCTGGAAGGCTCGGTGTTCGTGGCGGGCGCGGTGGTGCAGTGGCTGCGCGACGGTTTGGGCATCATCCGCAGCAGCGAGGAAGTGGAGACGCTGGCAACACAGGTGCCCGACAGCGGCGGCGTGTATCTGGTTCCGGCCTTCGTGGGCCTAGGCGCGCCGTACTGGGACCCCTACGCGCGCGGCACCATCGTGGGCATGACGCGCGGCACCACTGCCGCCCACATCGCCCGCGCCGCGCTGGAAGCGGTGGCCTTTCAGAGCGCCGAACTGCTGGAGGCCATGCAAAAGGACAGCGGCGTGACTTTAAAGGAACTGAGGGTGGACGGCGGGGCCAGCACCAACGACCTGATGATGCAGTTTCAGGCCGACGTGCTGGGCGTTCCGGTGGTGCGCCCACGCATTACGGAGACCACGGCTCTGGGCGCAGCGTATCTGGCTGGGCTGGCGGTGGGCTTCTGGCAGGATCAGGCAGAACTGAAGGCCATGTGGCAGGAAGACCGCCGCTTTGAGCCGCAGATGGAACCAGGTGAGCGCGCGGCCAGGATGCGCCGCTGGAAAAAGGCCGTGGAGCGCTCCCGCGACTGGGAGGATGCGGAGGGCTGA
- a CDS encoding MFS transporter, whose amino-acid sequence MPDAAAPNASPGPWTALTWLAGAVVFAMAPWFSAAAVLPQLRVVWTLSDTDAAWLTLAVQLGFVLGAVLSAVLNLPDRVSPRHLILTGALLAAGANLGMLLADGPAQAIFLRALTGAALALVYPPALKAMATWFRTGRGVALGIMVGALTLAAALPHLVNGLGGANWQAVIAVTSLLAALGGLMAMQVRNGPHQYPPAVLRPAQAWRILTGRAMGLTTLGYLGHMWELYAMWAWFAVFFTRLLSERNLPDPGQGAAYATFAVVGVGALGCYVGGVLGDRWGRTRLTALAMFLSGGCALALALAVLMNAAPPVVMTLSLLWGFWIIADSAQFSTIVSEIADPAYVGTALTMQLALGFTLTAGSIALVPLLVRSSGWALAFMVLAVGPLLGAVAMRRLARLPEAAQIAGGRG is encoded by the coding sequence ATGCCAGATGCCGCCGCCCCAAACGCCTCACCTGGCCCCTGGACCGCCCTCACGTGGCTGGCAGGCGCGGTGGTGTTCGCCATGGCCCCGTGGTTTTCGGCAGCAGCCGTGCTTCCCCAACTGCGCGTCGTCTGGACGCTCAGCGACACCGACGCCGCGTGGCTGACGCTGGCCGTCCAGTTGGGCTTCGTCCTAGGGGCGGTCCTCAGCGCGGTTCTCAACCTTCCCGACCGGGTCTCGCCCCGGCACCTGATTCTGACCGGGGCACTTCTGGCGGCAGGAGCCAATCTGGGCATGCTGCTGGCGGATGGTCCAGCCCAGGCCATTTTTTTGCGCGCCTTAACGGGAGCGGCCCTGGCACTGGTGTATCCCCCTGCGCTCAAGGCCATGGCCACCTGGTTCCGCACAGGGCGTGGCGTGGCGCTGGGCATCATGGTTGGTGCCCTGACTCTCGCTGCTGCCCTGCCGCATCTGGTCAACGGCCTGGGCGGAGCGAACTGGCAGGCGGTGATTGCCGTCACCAGTCTGCTGGCCGCGCTGGGCGGTCTGATGGCCATGCAGGTCAGGAACGGTCCTCATCAGTATCCGCCTGCTGTGTTACGTCCCGCTCAGGCATGGCGCATCCTGACCGGGCGCGCCATGGGCCTCACCACCCTGGGGTATCTGGGACACATGTGGGAGCTGTACGCCATGTGGGCCTGGTTCGCTGTGTTCTTTACCCGGCTGCTCTCGGAGCGCAACCTCCCTGACCCGGGCCAGGGGGCTGCCTATGCCACCTTTGCCGTGGTGGGGGTGGGGGCGCTCGGCTGCTATGTCGGTGGGGTGCTGGGAGACCGCTGGGGCCGGACACGCCTCACGGCGCTGGCCATGTTCCTGTCTGGCGGCTGTGCCCTGGCGCTGGCCCTCGCCGTCCTGATGAACGCAGCCCCTCCTGTGGTGATGACGCTGAGTCTGCTGTGGGGGTTCTGGATCATTGCCGACTCTGCCCAGTTTTCAACCATCGTGAGCGAAATTGCCGACCCCGCCTATGTGGGCACGGCATTGACCATGCAACTGGCGCTGGGCTTTACCCTGACTGCTGGGAGCATCGCGCTGGTCCCTCTGCTGGTCCGCAGCAGTGGCTGGGCACTCGCCTTCATGGTACTTGCGGTAGGGCCGCTCCTTGGGGCTGTGGCCATGCGCCGACTTGCCCGTTTGCCCGAGGCCGCCCAGATCGCTGGAGGCCGTGGCTGA
- a CDS encoding ABC transporter permease → MTTMHSPALEVAPRPRRRWPKPTLLIGLALLLVLIIAALFPQALARYSPTDFDYQAILKGPSAAHPFGTDNFGRDILSRVIHGTRIDMQIAIFTTLFPFIFGTLLGALTGYLGRWSDAVVGRIADLVVVFPFLVLVIAIVAVLGPGLMNMYIAVSAVGWVSYWRLTRGEVMAQKKAEYAQAGRVLGYSPSRILLRHLLPNAVTPAIVYLMTDMSLGILLGASLGYLGLGAQPPTPEWGVMVADGKNFMATAWWISTFPGLALTLAGVTFSLIGDGLADALRPRA, encoded by the coding sequence ATGACCACCATGCATTCCCCCGCGCTGGAGGTGGCCCCCCGCCCGCGCCGCCGCTGGCCCAAGCCCACGCTGCTGATCGGCCTGGCGCTGCTGCTGGTCCTGATCATCGCGGCCCTGTTTCCGCAGGCGCTGGCCCGCTACAGCCCCACCGACTTCGATTATCAGGCCATCCTCAAGGGGCCGAGCGCCGCACATCCCTTCGGCACCGATAACTTCGGGCGCGACATTCTGAGCCGGGTGATTCACGGCACCCGGATTGACATGCAGATTGCCATTTTTACCACTCTCTTTCCCTTCATTTTTGGCACGTTGCTGGGCGCATTGACCGGCTATCTGGGCCGCTGGAGCGACGCCGTGGTGGGCCGGATTGCCGATCTGGTGGTGGTCTTTCCCTTTCTGGTGCTGGTCATCGCCATCGTGGCCGTGCTGGGGCCAGGGCTGATGAACATGTATATCGCGGTTAGTGCCGTGGGCTGGGTCAGTTACTGGCGGCTGACGCGCGGTGAGGTTATGGCGCAGAAGAAGGCCGAGTACGCACAGGCCGGACGGGTGCTGGGTTACAGCCCCAGCCGCATTCTCTTGCGCCACCTGCTGCCCAACGCGGTCACGCCCGCCATCGTGTATCTGATGACCGACATGAGCCTGGGCATCCTGCTGGGCGCGTCTCTGGGCTATCTGGGCCTGGGCGCGCAACCGCCAACGCCGGAATGGGGCGTGATGGTGGCCGATGGCAAGAACTTCATGGCCACCGCGTGGTGGATCAGCACCTTTCCCGGTCTGGCCCTGACGCTGGCGGGCGTGACCTTCAGCCTGATCGGGGATGGACTGGCCGACGCCCTGAGGCCCCGCGCATGA
- a CDS encoding ABC transporter ATP-binding protein has product MTAPLLKVRDLNVRIPTPGGVLHAVRGVNFDLMPGEVLGLVGESGSGKSVTLRSLIRLHRPPIQMSGTVEYGGQNLLDASESKLRDVRGGRISMIFQEPMSALNPVLTVGEQIGENLREHKGLRGKAAQDRAAELLDLTGIPSPRARLSDYPHQFSGGMRQRAMIAIALASEPQLLLADEPTTALDVTIQDQILRLLLRLREELHMSVILVTHDLGVVAQTCDRVAVMYGGRLVETAGVNDLFHAPKHAYTLGLMRSLPGAGEHRRPLQPIPGGPPDLRSLPPGCPFAPRCEYVTDDCRGTEPPLLEIAPERFSACVHYSELPALKSTPEEVGV; this is encoded by the coding sequence ATGACCGCGCCACTTCTTAAGGTGCGTGACCTGAATGTCCGCATTCCCACACCGGGCGGCGTCCTGCATGCCGTGCGCGGCGTCAACTTTGACCTGATGCCCGGCGAGGTACTGGGCCTGGTGGGCGAATCGGGCAGCGGGAAAAGTGTCACCCTGCGCTCGTTGATCCGCCTTCACCGCCCGCCGATTCAGATGTCGGGAACAGTGGAGTACGGCGGGCAAAATTTGCTGGATGCCTCCGAATCCAAACTGCGGGACGTACGTGGCGGGCGGATCAGCATGATCTTTCAGGAACCGATGTCGGCGCTGAATCCGGTGCTGACGGTGGGCGAGCAGATCGGGGAAAACTTACGCGAACACAAAGGGCTGCGGGGCAAGGCGGCACAGGACAGGGCTGCCGAGCTGCTGGATCTGACGGGCATTCCCAGCCCCCGCGCCCGCCTGTCCGATTACCCCCATCAGTTCTCCGGCGGGATGCGCCAGCGGGCCATGATCGCCATTGCGCTGGCCTCCGAGCCACAACTGCTTCTGGCCGACGAGCCGACGACAGCGCTGGACGTGACCATTCAGGATCAGATTCTGCGCCTGCTACTTCGGCTGCGCGAGGAACTGCATATGAGCGTCATTCTGGTCACGCACGATCTGGGCGTGGTGGCGCAGACGTGTGACCGGGTGGCCGTGATGTACGGAGGACGACTCGTGGAGACGGCAGGAGTAAACGATCTGTTCCACGCACCCAAACACGCCTATACGCTGGGCCTGATGCGGAGCTTGCCGGGAGCCGGGGAACACCGCCGCCCCTTGCAGCCGATTCCCGGCGGGCCGCCCGATCTGCGTTCCCTGCCGCCCGGTTGCCCCTTCGCGCCGCGCTGCGAGTATGTGACCGACGATTGCCGTGGAACAGAGCCGCCACTGCTGGAAATTGCCCCCGAACGCTTCAGCGCTTGCGTCCATTACAGCGAGCTACCCGCCCTTAAATCCACACCTGAGGAGGTGGGCGTATGA
- a CDS encoding NAD(P)/FAD-dependent oxidoreductase: MTVQPEPSFPAPDPQRHGWAIPPDTGNSPLKADVAVIGAGAAGLTAALLAAQNGQRVILIERERTGGECTFTGCIPSKALLAMAKKVHAARQSTALGMNVSGEPDWTTIRARLHAVIDLFEDVDSPESIERRGVQVIGGQAVFVSPHVLEVTRDGQTRTVMAGKFVLATGSEAKVPAIDGLSEIPYLTHETIFDVPERPAHLLVLGGGPIGCELSQAFVRLGSRVTTMQRGERLIDRDEPEASAALLQVLQEDGVTVHLNAETVRAERTGQGVRLHLRDGQTVEGTHLLVAVGKTPRVQGLGLETIGADFDAGGLKVRSDMQSSSCAYLWGAGDVVGGSMFTHGATERGTLAGLGALAWWGKGVAALRAPAARVEDIPWVTYTEPEIAHWGLTEAQAVKRYGGRVVVVDYDFSHLDRARTEREAGFVKLVALKGVFGSPVGLRVVGAQVVGSRAGELIQTLSLPSRLHVHPARLALLPVPYPTYGEAVRHVYLGLLADNPAFGKRRPGPTEGQQTQPKAPDMGQTAPG; the protein is encoded by the coding sequence ATGACCGTTCAACCCGAACCATCCTTTCCCGCACCGGACCCGCAGCGCCACGGCTGGGCCATTCCGCCCGACACCGGGAACTCGCCCCTGAAGGCCGACGTGGCCGTGATCGGCGCGGGAGCGGCGGGTCTGACCGCAGCACTCCTGGCCGCCCAGAACGGGCAGCGCGTCATCCTGATCGAGCGCGAGCGGACGGGCGGCGAATGCACCTTCACCGGCTGTATTCCTTCCAAGGCGCTGCTGGCGATGGCAAAAAAGGTCCATGCGGCACGTCAGAGTACAGCGCTGGGAATGAACGTCAGTGGCGAGCCGGACTGGACCACCATCCGCGCCAGACTGCATGCGGTGATCGACCTGTTCGAGGATGTGGACTCCCCCGAATCTATCGAGCGGCGCGGCGTGCAGGTCATCGGGGGTCAGGCCGTTTTCGTCTCTCCACATGTGCTGGAGGTCACCCGTGACGGTCAGACCCGCACGGTGATGGCCGGGAAATTCGTGCTGGCGACGGGTTCGGAGGCGAAAGTGCCAGCCATCGACGGTCTGAGCGAGATTCCGTACCTGACCCACGAAACCATCTTCGACGTGCCGGAGCGGCCCGCGCATCTGCTGGTGCTGGGCGGCGGCCCCATCGGCTGCGAGCTGTCCCAGGCGTTCGTGCGGCTGGGCAGCCGGGTCACCACCATGCAACGCGGCGAGCGCTTGATCGACAGGGACGAGCCGGAAGCCTCGGCAGCACTCCTCCAGGTCTTGCAAGAAGACGGCGTGACCGTCCACCTGAACGCCGAAACGGTGCGGGCGGAGCGGACCGGGCAGGGCGTGCGGCTGCACCTGCGGGACGGTCAGACGGTGGAGGGTACGCATCTGCTGGTGGCGGTGGGCAAGACGCCGCGCGTGCAGGGGCTGGGCCTGGAGACCATCGGGGCCGACTTCGACGCTGGGGGGCTGAAGGTCCGGTCCGACATGCAGTCCAGCTCCTGCGCGTACCTGTGGGGCGCGGGCGACGTGGTGGGCGGATCCATGTTCACGCACGGCGCAACCGAGCGCGGCACGCTGGCCGGGCTGGGCGCGCTGGCGTGGTGGGGCAAGGGTGTGGCCGCCCTGCGCGCCCCCGCCGCCCGCGTGGAGGACATTCCCTGGGTGACCTACACCGAACCCGAGATCGCCCACTGGGGCCTGACGGAGGCGCAGGCGGTGAAGCGATACGGCGGGCGCGTGGTGGTGGTGGACTACGATTTCTCGCATCTGGACCGCGCCCGAACGGAACGCGAAGCGGGATTCGTCAAGCTCGTCGCCCTGAAGGGCGTGTTCGGCTCGCCCGTGGGCCTGCGGGTGGTGGGCGCGCAGGTGGTGGGCAGCCGCGCGGGAGAGCTGATCCAGACCCTCAGCCTGCCCTCCCGCCTGCACGTTCACCCGGCCAGACTGGCGCTGCTGCCGGTGCCATATCCCACTTACGGCGAGGCGGTACGGCACGTCTACCTGGGCCTGCTGGCGGACAATCCGGCCTTCGGCAAACGCCGTCCTGGGCCAACAGAGGGCCAGCAGACGCAGCCGAAAGCGCCGGACATGGGCCAGACCGCGCCCGGCTGA
- a CDS encoding alpha/beta hydrolase encodes MTQPQNLFDTATNDEYMPSRRVPDADAIVAAWVRKSATVREIFPPVELAYGTGEHERLDVFEPEEKTRATLMFIHGGYWQAFYKDTFSYLAPPLLEAGIRVAVMSYDLTPAVTLAQIVAQARQATAFLASQFPGPLVVAGHSAGGHLAAMIHATDWAAEGFPDVKLTGGIGISGLYDLGPLRRTELQPDLRLSEEEAHALSPAFLHPTSAAPFLVAVGADESDSFVWQSRQLADAWPGVNSGVRLLLGRHHFDAPEDLLALALELLK; translated from the coding sequence ATGACGCAGCCCCAGAACCTGTTCGACACGGCCACCAATGACGAGTACATGCCCAGCCGCCGGGTGCCAGACGCCGACGCCATCGTCGCGGCCTGGGTGCGGAAGAGCGCCACCGTACGGGAAATATTTCCGCCCGTGGAACTGGCCTACGGCACGGGCGAACACGAGCGGCTGGATGTCTTTGAACCTGAAGAGAAGACGCGGGCCACCCTGATGTTTATTCACGGGGGGTACTGGCAGGCGTTTTACAAGGACACCTTTTCGTATCTGGCCCCACCGCTGCTGGAGGCTGGAATTCGCGTGGCGGTCATGAGTTATGACCTGACGCCCGCCGTGACGCTGGCGCAGATCGTGGCCCAGGCACGGCAGGCCACAGCCTTTCTCGCCAGCCAGTTTCCGGGGCCGTTGGTCGTGGCCGGGCACTCCGCCGGGGGGCATCTGGCCGCCATGATCCATGCCACCGACTGGGCCGCCGAAGGCTTCCCGGACGTGAAATTGACCGGCGGCATCGGCATCAGCGGCCTGTACGATCTGGGGCCGCTGCGCCGCACCGAGTTACAGCCTGATTTACGACTCTCTGAAGAGGAGGCCCACGCTCTCAGCCCGGCTTTTCTGCATCCAACGAGCGCTGCCCCCTTTCTGGTTGCCGTGGGTGCGGACGAATCGGATTCGTTCGTATGGCAATCCCGGCAACTCGCTGATGCCTGGCCGGGTGTGAACAGTGGGGTGCGGTTGTTACTGGGCCGCCACCACTTTGACGCGCCAGAAGATTTGCTGGCGCTGGCCCTGGAACTTCTGAAATAG
- a CDS encoding ABC transporter substrate-binding protein, with translation MNVKRMSRIALSLAAALTVGQAFAATRGGQMTFGRYADSLFLDPVLNDANLDIWILTNLYDTLLQPTADGKGVQPGLASAYSLSKDGKTVSLTLRSGIKFADGSPITAADVKWSLDRARNPDNGAWVGLVGSIASVAASGNKVTVTLKKPDPSIIPALATFNTGIMPQKLFNAAPGKNDAEKAKAFAEKPIGSGPFVLSEWKRGSYMVLKRNPYYWKMGDDKKALPYLDTLRFEIIPDDNTRILKLQAGELQGAEFIPLSRVAELKKDPKINMVLFPSTKVNDIIMNNRPKLKDGSANPLSDVRVRQALNYAVNRDALIQLVTFGTGKPMKSFMSSGTPLFDPAQKGFNYDPEKAKALLKAAGYANGIEVTSMATSGSADDQALLTALQQMWGAVGIKLKIEQLDAATKTARYRANDFQMRTGAWTDDIADPSEITGYYAVNGDTEAAHTGFTDPAIEKLFIQSQQETDKTKRAAQYRQIQTLYAAASPTIFLFETPYAVALLNNVKGFNQIPLGNNIFEATWLAK, from the coding sequence ATGAACGTGAAGAGAATGTCTCGTATTGCTTTATCGCTTGCCGCCGCACTCACCGTGGGCCAGGCGTTCGCCGCCACCCGTGGAGGCCAGATGACCTTCGGGCGTTACGCCGACTCGCTGTTTCTGGACCCGGTGCTGAACGACGCCAACCTGGACATCTGGATTCTGACCAACCTGTACGACACCCTGCTGCAACCCACTGCCGACGGCAAGGGCGTGCAGCCGGGACTGGCCAGCGCCTACAGCCTGTCCAAGGACGGCAAGACCGTCTCGCTGACGCTGCGCTCCGGCATCAAGTTCGCCGACGGCAGCCCGATCACTGCCGCCGACGTGAAATGGAGTCTGGACCGCGCCCGCAACCCCGACAACGGCGCGTGGGTGGGCCTGGTCGGCTCGATTGCCAGTGTGGCAGCCAGCGGCAATAAGGTCACCGTGACCCTCAAGAAGCCGGACCCCTCGATCATTCCGGCGCTGGCAACCTTCAACACCGGCATCATGCCGCAGAAGCTGTTCAACGCCGCACCCGGCAAGAACGACGCCGAGAAGGCCAAGGCCTTTGCCGAGAAGCCCATCGGCTCCGGCCCCTTCGTGCTGAGCGAATGGAAACGCGGCTCGTACATGGTACTCAAGCGCAACCCCTACTACTGGAAGATGGGCGATGACAAGAAGGCCCTGCCGTACCTGGACACCCTTCGCTTCGAGATCATCCCCGACGACAACACCCGCATCCTGAAATTGCAGGCCGGGGAGTTGCAGGGCGCGGAGTTCATTCCGCTGAGCCGGGTGGCCGAACTCAAGAAAGATCCCAAGATCAACATGGTGCTGTTCCCCTCCACCAAGGTCAACGACATCATCATGAACAACCGCCCCAAGCTCAAGGACGGCAGCGCCAATCCCCTGAGCGACGTGCGGGTGCGCCAGGCGCTGAACTACGCGGTCAACCGCGACGCCCTGATCCAGCTCGTGACCTTCGGGACGGGCAAGCCGATGAAGTCGTTCATGTCTTCGGGCACGCCACTCTTCGATCCGGCGCAGAAAGGCTTCAACTATGACCCTGAAAAGGCCAAGGCGCTGCTGAAGGCGGCGGGCTATGCCAACGGCATCGAAGTGACCAGCATGGCGACTTCGGGCAGCGCGGACGATCAGGCGCTCCTGACCGCCTTGCAGCAGATGTGGGGTGCGGTGGGCATCAAGCTCAAGATTGAGCAGCTCGACGCCGCCACCAAGACGGCCCGCTACCGCGCCAACGACTTCCAGATGCGCACGGGCGCGTGGACCGACGATATCGCTGACCCCAGCGAGATCACCGGCTACTACGCGGTCAACGGCGACACCGAAGCCGCGCACACCGGCTTCACCGATCCGGCCATCGAGAAGCTGTTCATCCAGAGCCAGCAGGAGACCGACAAGACCAAACGCGCCGCGCAGTACAGGCAGATTCAGACCCTCTACGCAGCGGCTTCGCCCACCATCTTCCTGTTCGAGACGCCCTACGCGGTGGCGCTGCTGAACAACGTCAAGGGCTTTAACCAGATTCCGCTGGGCAACAACATCTTCGAGGCCACCTGGCTGGCGAAGTAA
- a CDS encoding nitroreductase family protein: MSADAPTFAEVYPGHPEPQFERLEFSRLSPQETLARAEAFYQEMKQRRTTRQFSRDAVPQAVIEWAVRTAGTAPSGAHRQPWRFVAVQDPALKARLRGAVEAEEYKTYTGRMPEEWRAALAPLGTDYVKAHLTDAPWVVVVFREKYGLDTDGTRTKHYYTVESASIAVGLLIAALHHAGLVTLTHTPNPMGFLAELLGRPRNEEALMVLPVGYPAPDATVPKLTRKPLEQIFQVDLGGNGLDDTDLGSTGRSVD, from the coding sequence ATGTCTGCCGACGCCCCCACCTTTGCCGAGGTCTACCCCGGCCACCCCGAGCCACAGTTTGAGCGGCTTGAATTCAGCCGCCTGTCGCCGCAAGAGACGCTGGCCCGCGCCGAGGCTTTTTACCAAGAGATGAAGCAGAGGCGCACCACCCGCCAGTTCAGCCGCGACGCCGTTCCGCAGGCCGTGATCGAGTGGGCCGTGCGGACAGCGGGCACGGCCCCCAGCGGCGCACACCGTCAGCCCTGGCGCTTCGTGGCCGTTCAGGACCCGGCCCTGAAAGCGCGGCTGCGCGGGGCGGTGGAGGCCGAGGAATACAAGACCTACACCGGGCGCATGCCCGAGGAATGGCGTGCGGCCCTGGCCCCGCTGGGCACCGATTATGTCAAGGCCCACCTGACCGACGCGCCGTGGGTGGTCGTGGTCTTTCGCGAGAAATACGGTCTGGACACGGACGGCACGCGCACCAAGCATTACTACACTGTGGAAAGCGCCTCGATTGCCGTGGGCCTGCTGATTGCCGCGCTGCACCACGCCGGGCTGGTCACGTTGACCCACACGCCCAATCCGATGGGGTTTCTGGCTGAATTGCTGGGCCGTCCCCGAAATGAGGAGGCGCTGATGGTGCTGCCCGTGGGCTACCCGGCCCCGGACGCTACCGTGCCGAAGCTGACGCGCAAGCCGCTGGAGCAGATTTTTCAGGTGGACTTGGGCGGCAATGGTCTGGACGACACTGATCTGGGCAGTACGGGGAGGTCAGTAGATTGA